A section of the Tenrec ecaudatus isolate mTenEca1 chromosome 10, mTenEca1.hap1, whole genome shotgun sequence genome encodes:
- the LOC142459190 gene encoding riboflavin kinase yields the protein MPSGSPVARQPLRSERCAGPGAARPLPAARPVVHPAGRAWPEPPAGLGDPGTASTAAPLDAPPGPQLAPGAGGAMKHLPYFCRGLVVRGFGRGSKQLGIPTANFPEEVVDSLPADVSTGIYYGWASVGSGAVHKMVVSIGWNPYYKNTKKSMETHIIHPFKEDFYGETLSVAIIGYLRPEKNFDSLESLISAIHGDIEEAKKLLDLPEHLKLKEDNFFQVAESKLLNGHS from the exons ATGCCCAGTGGCTCTCCGGTCGCCAGGCAACCTCTGCGATCGGAGCGCTGTGCGGGACCAGGCGCGGCGCGTCCACTGCCAGCGGCCCGGCCCGTGGTGCACCCGGCCGGCCGAGCTTGGCCCGAACCCCCGGCTGGTCTCGGGGATCCGGGCACGGCCTCGACGGCGGCTCCGCTAGACGCTCCTCCAGGGCCGCAGCTGGCGCCCGGAGCCGGCGGCGCCATGAAGCACTTGCCGTACTTCTGCCGCGGCCTGGTGGTGCGGGGCTTCGGCCGCGGCTCCAAACAGCTGGGCATCCCCACCG ctaACTTTCCAGAAGAAGTAGTGGACAGTCTTCCAGCTGATGTGTCCACGGGCATTTACTACGGCTGGGCCAGTGTGGGGAGTGGAGCTGTCCACAAGATGGTGGTGAGCATTGGGTGGAACCCCTACTACAAGAATACAAAAAAGTCCATG GAAACTCACATCATCCATCCCTTCAAAGAGGACTTCTATGGGGAAACCCTCAGTGTGGCCATCATTGGCTACCTGAGACCGGAGAAGAACTTTGATTCCTTAG AGTCACTGATTTCAGCAATTCATGGTGATATCGAGGAAGCTAAGAAACTGCTAGATTTGCCAGAACACTTGAAACTCAAAGAAGACAACTTCTTCCAGGTTGCTGAAAGCAAACTGCTCAATGGCCACAGCTGA